The proteins below come from a single Agrobacterium vitis genomic window:
- a CDS encoding uracil-DNA glycosylase family protein, protein MTVSLPRDLQGLRAAIHACRICRDCPTQVTALPHEPRPVAVLSSTARILIAGQAPGKRVHETGLPFNDASGDRLRQWLGVDREAFYDSDNFAILPMGFCFPGYDASGHDLPPRRECAPHWRDAAIAVMPQVELVLAIGQYAQRWHMGDLRKPTLHATVESWRESFFTNRPGPKILPLPHPSWRNSGWLRRNPWFEAELLPVLKKQVDHCLR, encoded by the coding sequence TTGACCGTGAGCTTGCCGAGGGATCTTCAAGGATTGCGCGCCGCCATTCACGCCTGCCGGATCTGTCGAGATTGTCCGACGCAGGTAACGGCGCTGCCGCATGAGCCCAGGCCTGTAGCGGTCCTGTCGTCCACCGCCCGCATTCTGATTGCCGGACAGGCACCGGGCAAGCGGGTGCATGAAACCGGACTGCCTTTCAATGATGCCTCCGGCGATCGGCTGCGGCAATGGCTGGGCGTGGACAGGGAGGCGTTTTACGATAGCGACAACTTTGCCATCCTGCCGATGGGATTCTGCTTTCCGGGATATGATGCCAGCGGCCACGATCTGCCGCCTCGGCGCGAATGCGCCCCGCATTGGCGCGATGCCGCCATTGCGGTCATGCCTCAGGTGGAACTGGTGCTTGCCATCGGCCAATATGCGCAACGCTGGCATATGGGCGACCTGCGAAAACCAACCTTGCATGCCACGGTGGAAAGCTGGCGCGAATCGTTTTTTACCAACCGGCCAGGTCCGAAGATTTTGCCGCTGCCTCATCCCAGTTGGCGAAACAGTGGTTGGCTGCGTCGCAATCCGTGGTTTGAGGCAGAATTGCTACCTGTCTTGAAAAAGCAAGTGGATCACTGTCTGCGGTGA
- a CDS encoding thermonuclease family protein, with amino-acid sequence MSRMHRIIAAAFVCLVIGTMIAAAFWPRKVPSFDGPFVIADGETLVTNGQRLQLKGLDSPEIGQRCRGEDGVVQLCGAQARFGLAQRMAQAGVLCQGSDRIDNDRILVTCTAMGRDVGAEMVRSGLVLNAGGYENEEKQAQADKVGLWAGAFDRPEEWRRLHPRNDIIRRQDEN; translated from the coding sequence GTGTCACGCATGCATCGGATCATTGCTGCCGCCTTCGTCTGCCTGGTCATCGGCACGATGATTGCCGCCGCCTTCTGGCCCCGCAAGGTGCCGTCTTTCGATGGCCCTTTCGTGATTGCCGATGGTGAAACATTGGTGACAAATGGTCAACGCCTGCAACTCAAAGGCCTGGATTCACCCGAAATTGGTCAGCGGTGCCGGGGCGAGGATGGCGTGGTCCAGCTTTGCGGTGCGCAGGCCCGATTCGGTCTGGCCCAGCGTATGGCTCAGGCTGGCGTCCTCTGCCAGGGGTCGGACCGCATCGACAACGACCGTATTCTTGTGACCTGCACTGCCATGGGCCGCGATGTCGGCGCCGAGATGGTTCGCTCCGGTCTTGTTTTGAATGCGGGCGGCTATGAGAATGAGGAAAAGCAGGCCCAGGCCGACAAAGTGGGGCTTTGGGCAGGCGCGTTCGACCGGCCGGAAGAATGGCGAAGGCTGCATCCTCGCAATGATATTATCCGCAGGCAGGACGAAAATTGA
- a CDS encoding sensor histidine kinase encodes MGNGVSNSTDKNIVDLSRSHRNKATAKALRVTRERLHSTHGGTPAFEKDLLSMHTQASLQGAAITPFITILTAGLTAYLSGSPIYILWALLTLSIHALNILLIRKAAKRIPVTHRQEHWRHVLLGGHLAMGCCWAAFTFQTCEACGPTSDLLLKGSVLLVVLCTTAMTNILLRQAVLYAFTPPIIALSAQAFVSQRVDDATLALAFTVSVLFFIYITGRLYVSNLKLISFQSEKDDLIAELEVAKSMSDEARRRAEEANMAKSRFLASMSHELRTPLNAILGFSEVMAQEVLGPLNNPLYREYSGDIHRSGQHLLNLINEILDLSRIEAGKYDLSEESISLLEVAEDCVGMVQLRAKAKDIKISQQYEINLPALWADEKALRQVVLNLLSNAVKFTPPGGEILVKVGWTVGGGQYVSIKDNGPGIAEEEIPVVLSAFGQGSIAIKSAEQGTGLGLPIVQAILAKHGGEFKLKSKLREGTEVIAILPAKRVLQTIPAVQGTQAVEPKRRYFA; translated from the coding sequence ATGGGTAACGGCGTTTCAAACTCTACTGACAAGAATATTGTCGACCTATCGCGTAGCCACCGCAACAAGGCGACGGCGAAAGCCTTGCGCGTGACCAGAGAACGCCTGCATTCCACCCATGGCGGCACACCGGCTTTCGAAAAAGACCTGCTTTCCATGCATACCCAGGCCAGCCTGCAAGGCGCGGCCATCACACCCTTCATCACGATATTGACCGCGGGCCTGACGGCCTACCTGTCGGGAAGCCCGATTTATATCCTCTGGGCGCTGCTGACGCTGAGCATTCACGCCCTGAACATTCTGCTCATCCGCAAGGCTGCCAAGCGCATTCCGGTCACCCATCGCCAGGAACATTGGCGCCATGTTCTGCTGGGCGGGCATCTGGCCATGGGCTGCTGCTGGGCGGCCTTTACCTTCCAGACCTGCGAGGCCTGCGGCCCGACAAGCGACCTGCTGCTGAAAGGCTCCGTGCTGCTGGTGGTGCTCTGCACCACGGCCATGACCAATATTCTGCTGCGTCAGGCCGTACTCTATGCGTTTACCCCACCGATCATTGCGCTTTCCGCACAGGCGTTTGTTTCTCAGCGTGTCGACGACGCAACGCTGGCCCTGGCCTTTACCGTCTCCGTGCTGTTCTTCATCTATATCACCGGCAGGCTCTATGTCTCCAACCTCAAGCTGATATCCTTCCAGAGCGAGAAGGACGACCTGATCGCCGAGCTGGAAGTGGCCAAATCCATGTCGGATGAGGCCCGCCGCCGGGCGGAAGAAGCCAATATGGCAAAATCGCGGTTTCTCGCCTCGATGTCGCATGAGTTGCGCACACCATTGAATGCCATTCTCGGCTTTTCCGAGGTCATGGCCCAGGAAGTGCTGGGACCGCTCAACAATCCGCTTTACCGGGAATATTCCGGCGATATTCACAGATCCGGCCAGCACCTGCTCAATCTGATCAACGAAATCCTCGATCTGTCCCGAATCGAGGCTGGAAAATACGATCTTTCGGAAGAATCGATCTCGTTGCTTGAAGTCGCCGAGGACTGCGTCGGCATGGTGCAATTGCGCGCCAAGGCCAAGGACATCAAGATATCCCAGCAATATGAGATCAACCTGCCCGCCCTTTGGGCCGATGAAAAGGCGCTTCGGCAAGTGGTGCTGAACCTCTTGTCAAATGCCGTGAAATTCACGCCGCCGGGCGGAGAAATCCTCGTCAAGGTCGGCTGGACAGTCGGCGGCGGGCAATATGTCTCCATCAAAGACAATGGTCCCGGCATCGCCGAAGAGGAAATCCCCGTGGTGCTCTCTGCCTTCGGCCAAGGCTCCATCGCCATCAAGAGCGCCGAACAGGGGACGGGCCTCGGCCTTCCCATCGTCCAGGCAATCCTTGCCAAGCATGGCGGCGAATTCAAGCTGAAGTCAAAACTGCGCGAAGGGACGGAAGTGATTGCCATCCTGCCTGCCAAGCGCGTCCTGCAAACGATTCCCGCCGTACAGGGCACCCAGGCCGTGGAACCGAAGCGGCGTTATTTCGCCTGA
- a CDS encoding GNAT family N-acetyltransferase, with the protein MPLVCETERLLLTPWRAGDETLLSDLHSTPETSRFVSTGAPWSQSYSAERIDGWMDDYEANGVGKLKLIARDDGRFIGRAGFSWSKDSGHYELGYSICHDEWGKGFATEIADGLKHWFFEQGIGNAFIAFAHVDNAASQAVLRKIGLTETEQRDYKGRPFQFFECVAPE; encoded by the coding sequence ATGCCGCTGGTCTGCGAGACCGAGCGGCTTTTGCTGACCCCATGGCGGGCGGGTGACGAGACATTGCTGTCCGACCTGCATTCCACCCCTGAAACCAGCCGCTTTGTCAGCACGGGAGCGCCATGGAGCCAGTCCTACTCGGCGGAACGTATCGATGGCTGGATGGATGACTATGAGGCAAATGGTGTTGGTAAGCTCAAGCTGATTGCCCGGGACGATGGCCGCTTCATCGGGCGCGCTGGTTTCTCATGGTCGAAGGACAGCGGGCATTACGAACTGGGCTATTCCATCTGCCATGATGAATGGGGCAAAGGCTTTGCAACGGAAATCGCTGATGGCTTGAAACACTGGTTTTTTGAGCAAGGCATCGGTAACGCCTTCATCGCCTTCGCCCATGTGGATAACGCGGCCTCGCAGGCCGTGCTGCGCAAGATCGGCCTTACGGAGACGGAGCAGCGCGACTACAAAGGTCGGCCATTTCAGTTTTTTGAATGCGTGGCGCCTGAGTAA
- the tyrS gene encoding tyrosine--tRNA ligase, whose amino-acid sequence MSKFKSDFLRTMHERGFIHQISDETGLDDLLSKESVTAYIGYDPTASSLHAGSLIQIMMLHWFQATGHQPISLMGGGTGMVGDPSFKEEARQLMTVDKIEDNIASIKRCFAHYLDYDKGPKGGALMLNNAEWLRGLNYLEFLRDVGRHFSVNRMLSFESVKTRLDREQSLSFLEFNYMILQAYDYVELNKRYGCRLQMGGSDQWGNIINGIDLGHRMGTPQLYALTSPLLTTSSGAKMGKSATGAVWLNADLLSAYDFWQYWRNTEDADVSRFLKLYTTLPMDEIAKLSALGGSEINEVKKILATEITAILHGRTAAEEAAETARKTFEEGALADNLPSIEVASAELESGIGLLALIVKAGLAASNGEARRHVQGGAVKINDQGVSDERMSIGAGEVTADGVIKLSLGKKKHILVRPV is encoded by the coding sequence ATGTCCAAGTTCAAGTCCGATTTCCTCCGTACAATGCATGAGCGCGGTTTTATTCATCAGATTTCCGATGAAACCGGCCTCGATGATCTGTTGTCCAAGGAAAGCGTGACCGCCTATATCGGCTATGACCCCACCGCCTCCTCCCTGCATGCGGGTTCGCTCATTCAGATCATGATGTTGCACTGGTTTCAGGCAACCGGCCATCAGCCGATTTCCCTGATGGGTGGCGGCACTGGCATGGTGGGCGATCCATCCTTCAAGGAAGAAGCCCGTCAATTGATGACCGTGGACAAGATCGAGGACAACATTGCCTCGATCAAGCGCTGCTTCGCGCATTACCTCGATTACGACAAGGGCCCCAAGGGCGGCGCATTGATGCTCAACAATGCCGAATGGTTGCGTGGGCTGAACTATCTCGAATTCCTGCGCGATGTTGGCCGCCATTTCTCTGTCAACCGCATGCTGTCGTTCGAGAGCGTCAAGACCCGCCTCGACCGCGAACAGTCGCTGTCCTTCCTGGAATTCAACTACATGATTCTCCAGGCCTACGATTATGTCGAGCTGAACAAGCGCTACGGCTGCCGGCTGCAAATGGGTGGTTCTGACCAATGGGGCAATATCATCAACGGTATTGACCTTGGCCACCGCATGGGCACACCGCAGCTCTACGCGCTGACCTCGCCGCTGTTGACGACATCCTCCGGTGCCAAGATGGGCAAGTCGGCCACGGGCGCAGTGTGGCTGAATGCAGATCTGCTCTCGGCCTATGATTTCTGGCAATATTGGCGCAACACGGAAGATGCCGACGTCAGCCGCTTCCTGAAGCTCTACACAACGCTGCCGATGGATGAGATTGCCAAGTTGTCTGCGCTGGGCGGTTCGGAAATCAACGAGGTCAAGAAAATCCTCGCCACCGAAATCACCGCCATCCTGCATGGCCGCACCGCCGCCGAAGAAGCGGCTGAGACCGCCCGCAAAACCTTCGAGGAAGGCGCACTGGCCGATAACCTGCCCTCCATCGAGGTCGCTAGCGCCGAGCTTGAATCCGGTATCGGCCTTCTAGCCCTGATCGTCAAAGCCGGCCTCGCCGCCTCCAACGGCGAAGCCCGCCGCCATGTGCAGGGCGGAGCCGTGAAGATCAATGATCAAGGCGTTTCTGATGAGCGCATGAGCATTGGGGCGGGTGAAGTGACGGCTGATGGGGTGATCAAGCTGTCATTGGGCAAGAAGAAGCATATTTTGGTTCGACCTGTTTGA
- a CDS encoding GNAT family N-acetyltransferase — MSATPPTSILTSRLALRAARPEHADAVFEAYTGSVEASRYLQRTTHASVERTRATMEAWGELNWLKMSRFVWTIFNNDETAIGLLLLFIESNTAEIHYGIGQSHWGQCLVTEAGIAVMDWIVNTSTLPEVTTCCAAEYHASLRALEKIGLERAAFLPASLFLSATNTRKDAWLYRWKRVAR, encoded by the coding sequence ATGTCTGCGACCCCACCCACTTCTATTCTCACGTCCCGGCTTGCATTGCGCGCAGCACGCCCAGAACATGCCGACGCTGTTTTTGAAGCATATACCGGCAGCGTGGAAGCTTCACGTTACCTTCAACGCACAACTCATGCTTCGGTGGAAAGAACGCGAGCCACCATGGAGGCATGGGGTGAGCTGAACTGGCTGAAGATGAGCCGCTTCGTATGGACCATTTTTAACAACGACGAAACGGCAATTGGCCTGCTTCTTCTCTTCATTGAAAGCAATACCGCTGAAATCCACTATGGCATCGGACAATCCCACTGGGGTCAATGTCTTGTTACGGAAGCCGGAATTGCCGTGATGGATTGGATCGTGAACACGTCCACCTTGCCAGAAGTTACGACCTGTTGCGCTGCGGAATATCACGCCAGCTTGAGAGCGCTCGAAAAAATCGGTCTTGAGCGCGCTGCGTTTCTCCCTGCATCTCTCTTTCTCTCCGCCACAAATACGCGGAAAGATGCGTGGCTCTATCGATGGAAACGCGTCGCGCGATAA
- a CDS encoding GntR family transcriptional regulator codes for MDITAQLRSAILEGKYPPGTLLSQTDLAREYAVSRIPIRDALLGLAADKLIEVLPGKGARVVTLSTKELEEVFELRIMLECDLLRRAVLNAGEEAKSEVLYVLKRSSLEAGRPGWQKGDWDFHRALYSAADRPRQLALVDELRKICVVQACKYTVLAAETERWLHDHEAIVEAYVGGCADEASALLTNHLRASLDKLLSLTRELDKDS; via the coding sequence ATGGATATTACTGCACAGCTCCGCTCGGCAATTCTTGAGGGGAAATATCCCCCCGGAACGCTTTTGTCGCAGACGGACCTCGCCAGAGAGTATGCTGTGAGTCGTATACCGATCCGCGACGCTTTGTTGGGCCTTGCCGCCGACAAACTGATCGAAGTGCTTCCCGGAAAGGGCGCGCGAGTCGTCACCCTTTCGACCAAGGAGTTGGAGGAGGTGTTCGAGTTGAGGATCATGTTGGAGTGTGATCTTCTGCGCCGCGCTGTGTTGAACGCTGGTGAGGAGGCAAAATCAGAGGTTTTGTATGTGCTCAAGCGGTCATCTCTGGAGGCGGGTAGGCCGGGTTGGCAAAAAGGGGACTGGGATTTTCATCGTGCGCTCTACAGTGCGGCGGATAGGCCACGGCAACTGGCCCTTGTCGACGAACTGCGAAAAATTTGTGTTGTGCAAGCGTGTAAATACACTGTGCTCGCCGCAGAAACGGAGCGATGGTTGCATGATCATGAGGCAATTGTAGAGGCTTATGTTGGAGGATGTGCGGATGAAGCCTCTGCCTTGCTGACCAATCATCTTCGGGCGTCTTTGGACAAGTTGCTCTCCCTTACCCGAGAATTAGATAAAGACAGCTGA
- a CDS encoding OsmC family protein produces MTHHYTSSVIWTGNRGEGTASYRSYDRSWDVAVPGKPVIHCSNDPLLGGDPSKMNPEDLLLSALSACHMLWYLHYASDAGIIVTRYEDTPLGVGAIEKGGAGRFTAATLRPRITVFSGTDIEAATAIHHKIHEVCFIARSVNFPISYEPDFLFEA; encoded by the coding sequence ATGACGCATCATTACACCTCATCCGTGATCTGGACGGGAAATAGGGGAGAAGGCACCGCTAGCTACCGCAGTTACGACCGGAGCTGGGATGTCGCGGTTCCGGGAAAGCCGGTCATTCACTGCTCAAACGACCCTTTGCTTGGTGGTGACCCCAGCAAAATGAACCCCGAAGATCTTTTACTCTCGGCGCTTTCAGCATGTCACATGCTTTGGTATTTGCACTATGCTTCCGATGCAGGGATCATCGTGACCCGCTATGAAGATACACCCCTTGGAGTTGGTGCAATTGAAAAAGGTGGGGCAGGTCGTTTCACCGCCGCTACCTTGCGTCCACGCATAACAGTTTTTTCCGGAACAGATATCGAAGCCGCAACCGCAATTCATCACAAAATTCACGAGGTCTGCTTCATCGCGAGATCAGTGAATTTTCCGATAAGTTATGAGCCGGATTTTCTGTTTGAAGCATGA